Proteins from one Triticum aestivum cultivar Chinese Spring chromosome 7A, IWGSC CS RefSeq v2.1, whole genome shotgun sequence genomic window:
- the LOC123151377 gene encoding ubiquitin carboxyl-terminal hydrolase 23 isoform X2, with protein MVNLLESMHKCCLPSGVLSESASAYEKSLVHRIFGGRLRSQVKCTRCSHCSNTFDPFLDLSLDIGKATTLVRALQNFTEDELLDGGQKQYQCERCRQKVVAKKRFTIDQAPNVLTVHLKRFSPFRPREKIDKKVDFQPVLDLKPFMSDSKGADYKYSLYGVLVHAGWSTQSGHYYCFVRTSSGMWHNLDDNQVRQVREADVLKQKAYMLFYVRDRIGNTLGRKDNSTPNLPVNNMIPGKISSINGVMEAKSSGLTSPYANKKLQSTSNAHSSVSSMTLVDHCSTNAGKAETAAALQNSVLPAAQKALGPQNDGATLSTKSKQVASSSHKETSSSDQLASSNQTMAKMSLQEPKTGGALAKLGNNTSIASSMVSGPAGLSETDKQTSCSQTCSKPSSNLVGTITGFTAQTFQTKDAVLSNGVIPSTSGGDPVSSEKMKDLTGSLKQDDHIVKALTTSKKEKTILPGLEQVDVGKQISSQVSTKVVPGDSCNGRMTKRVDSKSKKLVRYPLMKLWLRPRQLSLKQQKKKHKKTKKRVKDTASVDCSGDNSSEQQTSTSATVPPKTAGSTSRKRKHAHASASSENGTQVFKDSQQVVGASSAGAGDHNMDARNGKSQTSANQANSRNNVDAKRGAASQQVVIRTEDLRAEVTVPCWDDVAVPNSETSEYKSSGKKSIGYVLDEWDEEYDRGKAKKVRKAKEDDNDDGMNPFQAEANYVSARKTKQNSYKSKPWDKPARPSR; from the exons ATGGTTAACTTGCTTGAATCCATGCATAAATGCTGTTTACCTTCTGGAGTACTGAGCGAATCTGCAAGTGCTTATGAGAAGAGCTTAGTTCACAGAATATTTGGTGGCCGCCTAAGAAGTCAG GTGAAATGTACAAGGTGCTCGCATTGTTCCAACACATTTGATCCTTTCTTGGATCTCAGTCTTGATATTGGAAAGGCCACAACTTTGGTGAGAGCGCTTCAAAACTTTACTGAGGATGAACTACTCGATGGCGGTCAAAAGCAGTATCAGTGTGAGCGCTGCAGGCAGAAAGTTGTAGCAAAGAAAAGGTTTACAATTGATCAAGCTCCAAATGTTTTGACAGTTCATCTGAAGCGCTTTAGCCCTTTCCGTCCCCGTGAAAAGATTGACAAAAAAGTGGATTTTCAACCTGTTCTAGACTTGAAACCATTTATGAGTGATTCTAAA GGCGCGGATTACAAATACAGTCTTTATGGTGTCTTGGTTCATGCTGGTTGGAGTACTCAATCTGGTCATTATTATTGCTTTGTTCGGACTTCCAGTGGGATGTGGCACAATCTTGACGATAATCAG GTACGCCAAGTTCGTGAGGCAGACGTACTGAAACAGAAAGCCTATATGTTATTTTATGTACGTGACAGAATTGGGAACACATTGGGGCGCAAAGACAACAGCACTCCTAATCTGCCTGTAAACAACATGATCCCTGGGAAGATTTCATCTATCAATGGTGTAATGGAAGCAAAATCGAGTGGTCTGACATCACCTTATGCAAATAAGAAGTTGCAGAGTACAAGCAATGCCCATTCCAGCGTTAGCAGTATGACATTAGTAGACCATTGTTCAACAAATGCTGGCAAAGCTGAAACTGCTGCAGCCCTTCAAAACAGTGTCCTGCCCGCCGCACAGAAAGCCCTTGGACCTCAAAATGATGGTGCTACATTGTCAACTAAATCAAAGCAAGTTGCTTCAAGTAGTCATAAAGAGACATCTTCATCAGATCAACTGGCGAGCAGCAATCAGACAATGGCTAAGATGTCATTGCAGGAACCAAAGACTGGTGGTGCATTGGCCAAGCTGGGAAATAATACTTCTATTGCCTCATCTATGGTCAGTGGTCCTGCTGGACTGTCAGAGACAGATAAACAAACTTCTTGCTCTCAAACATGTTCCAAGCCAAGCTCGAACTTGGTTGGCACGATTACCGGGTTTACCGCGCAAACTTTCCAAACTAAG GATGCTGTTCTTTCAAATGGTGTCATCCCTAGCACTAGCGGTGGAGATCCAGTTTCAAGTGAGAAAATGAAGGACTTAACAGGatctctcaagcaagatgaccacaTAGTGAAGGCTTTGACGACGAGCAAG AAGGAGAAAACCATACTACCAGGACTTGAGCAAGTTGATGTTGGAAAACAGATCTCCTCGCAAGTTTCCACGAAGGTGGTTCCAGGCGATTCATGTAATGGCAGAATGACTAAAAGGGTGGACTCGAAGTCAAAGAAACTTGTGAGATATCCATTAATGAAGTTATGGCTCCGGCCAAGACAATTATCACTAAAGCAAcaaaagaagaagcataagaaaACCAAAAAGCGCGTTAAGGACACGGCCAGTGTTGATTGTTCTGGTGACAACAGCAGTGAGCAGCAGACATCAACGTCAGCAACTGTGCCGCCAAAAACTGCAGGATCTACATCTCGTAAGCGGAAACATGCCCATGCCAGTGCAAGTTCTGAAAATGGCACCCAAGTATTCAAAGACAGCCAGCAGGTTGTTGGAGCAAGCAGTGCTGGTGCTGGTGATCATAACATGGACGCCAGGAATGGAAAGAGTCAAACTTCTGCAAATCAAGCAAATTCAAGAAACAACGTAGATGCAAAGAGGGGAGCCGCCTCCCAACAAGTCGTTATTCGCACAGAGGACTTGAGGGCAGAAGTTACCG TTCCGTGCTGGGATGATGTTGCCGTGCCAAACAGTGAGACTAGTGAATACAAAAGTTCGGGGAAGAAGAGCATTGGATATGTGCTGGATGAGTG GGATGAGGAGTACGACCGTGGAAAGGCAAAGAAGGTCAGGAAAGCAAAGgaagacgacaacgacgatggcaTGAACCCCTTCCAGGCGGAGGCCAACTATGTGTCAGCGCGGAAGACGAAACAGAATTCCTACAAATCCAAGCCTTGGGACAAGCCCGCCAGACCGAGTCGCTAG
- the LOC123151377 gene encoding ubiquitin carboxyl-terminal hydrolase 23 isoform X1 has product MAEVSAAAAPVPEGVLHRRIEFHLARRPHAAAAVGGGGFQMETLNPDAAGGAATAAAGAARGEAEARRPEKAEALGLDPELTVARIYLGRIGAGLQNLGNTCYLNSVLQCLTYTEPFAAYLQSGRHKSSCRTAGFCALCALQNHVKTALRSTGKIVTPSQIVKNLRCISRSFRNSRQEDAHELMVNLLESMHKCCLPSGVLSESASAYEKSLVHRIFGGRLRSQVKCTRCSHCSNTFDPFLDLSLDIGKATTLVRALQNFTEDELLDGGQKQYQCERCRQKVVAKKRFTIDQAPNVLTVHLKRFSPFRPREKIDKKVDFQPVLDLKPFMSDSKGADYKYSLYGVLVHAGWSTQSGHYYCFVRTSSGMWHNLDDNQVRQVREADVLKQKAYMLFYVRDRIGNTLGRKDNSTPNLPVNNMIPGKISSINGVMEAKSSGLTSPYANKKLQSTSNAHSSVSSMTLVDHCSTNAGKAETAAALQNSVLPAAQKALGPQNDGATLSTKSKQVASSSHKETSSSDQLASSNQTMAKMSLQEPKTGGALAKLGNNTSIASSMVSGPAGLSETDKQTSCSQTCSKPSSNLVGTITGFTAQTFQTKDAVLSNGVIPSTSGGDPVSSEKMKDLTGSLKQDDHIVKALTTSKKEKTILPGLEQVDVGKQISSQVSTKVVPGDSCNGRMTKRVDSKSKKLVRYPLMKLWLRPRQLSLKQQKKKHKKTKKRVKDTASVDCSGDNSSEQQTSTSATVPPKTAGSTSRKRKHAHASASSENGTQVFKDSQQVVGASSAGAGDHNMDARNGKSQTSANQANSRNNVDAKRGAASQQVVIRTEDLRAEVTVPCWDDVAVPNSETSEYKSSGKKSIGYVLDEWDEEYDRGKAKKVRKAKEDDNDDGMNPFQAEANYVSARKTKQNSYKSKPWDKPARPSR; this is encoded by the exons ATGGCGGAGGTgtccgcggcggcggcgccggtgccGGAGGGCGTCCTGCACAGGAGGATAGAGTTCCACCTCGCCAGGAGGCCGCACGCCGCGGCGGCCGTCGGGGGAGGCGGGTTCCAGATGGAGACCCTCAACCCGGACGCCGCGGGCGGGGCGGCCACCGCGGCGGCGGGAGCGGCCAGGGGCGAGGCGGaggcgaggaggccggagaaggccGAGGCTCTGGGCTTGGATCCGGAGCTCACCGTCGCCAGGATCTACCTCGGGAGAATT GGTGCTGGTCTGCAAAATCTTGGGAACACTTGCTACCTCAACTCGGTTCTGCAATGCTTGACGTACACGGAGCCGTTCGCAGCCTACTTGCAGAGTGGAAGGCACAAGTCTTCAT GTCGTACTGCTGGATTTTGTGCATTGTGTGCTCTCCAGAACCATGTTAAGACTGCTCTACGGTCAACTGGAAAAATAGTGACGCCATCACAAATTGTCAAGAACTTGCGAT GCATTTCTCGTAGCTTCCGTAATTCAAGGCAGGAAGATGCTCATGAGTTAATGGTTAACTTGCTTGAATCCATGCATAAATGCTGTTTACCTTCTGGAGTACTGAGCGAATCTGCAAGTGCTTATGAGAAGAGCTTAGTTCACAGAATATTTGGTGGCCGCCTAAGAAGTCAG GTGAAATGTACAAGGTGCTCGCATTGTTCCAACACATTTGATCCTTTCTTGGATCTCAGTCTTGATATTGGAAAGGCCACAACTTTGGTGAGAGCGCTTCAAAACTTTACTGAGGATGAACTACTCGATGGCGGTCAAAAGCAGTATCAGTGTGAGCGCTGCAGGCAGAAAGTTGTAGCAAAGAAAAGGTTTACAATTGATCAAGCTCCAAATGTTTTGACAGTTCATCTGAAGCGCTTTAGCCCTTTCCGTCCCCGTGAAAAGATTGACAAAAAAGTGGATTTTCAACCTGTTCTAGACTTGAAACCATTTATGAGTGATTCTAAA GGCGCGGATTACAAATACAGTCTTTATGGTGTCTTGGTTCATGCTGGTTGGAGTACTCAATCTGGTCATTATTATTGCTTTGTTCGGACTTCCAGTGGGATGTGGCACAATCTTGACGATAATCAG GTACGCCAAGTTCGTGAGGCAGACGTACTGAAACAGAAAGCCTATATGTTATTTTATGTACGTGACAGAATTGGGAACACATTGGGGCGCAAAGACAACAGCACTCCTAATCTGCCTGTAAACAACATGATCCCTGGGAAGATTTCATCTATCAATGGTGTAATGGAAGCAAAATCGAGTGGTCTGACATCACCTTATGCAAATAAGAAGTTGCAGAGTACAAGCAATGCCCATTCCAGCGTTAGCAGTATGACATTAGTAGACCATTGTTCAACAAATGCTGGCAAAGCTGAAACTGCTGCAGCCCTTCAAAACAGTGTCCTGCCCGCCGCACAGAAAGCCCTTGGACCTCAAAATGATGGTGCTACATTGTCAACTAAATCAAAGCAAGTTGCTTCAAGTAGTCATAAAGAGACATCTTCATCAGATCAACTGGCGAGCAGCAATCAGACAATGGCTAAGATGTCATTGCAGGAACCAAAGACTGGTGGTGCATTGGCCAAGCTGGGAAATAATACTTCTATTGCCTCATCTATGGTCAGTGGTCCTGCTGGACTGTCAGAGACAGATAAACAAACTTCTTGCTCTCAAACATGTTCCAAGCCAAGCTCGAACTTGGTTGGCACGATTACCGGGTTTACCGCGCAAACTTTCCAAACTAAG GATGCTGTTCTTTCAAATGGTGTCATCCCTAGCACTAGCGGTGGAGATCCAGTTTCAAGTGAGAAAATGAAGGACTTAACAGGatctctcaagcaagatgaccacaTAGTGAAGGCTTTGACGACGAGCAAG AAGGAGAAAACCATACTACCAGGACTTGAGCAAGTTGATGTTGGAAAACAGATCTCCTCGCAAGTTTCCACGAAGGTGGTTCCAGGCGATTCATGTAATGGCAGAATGACTAAAAGGGTGGACTCGAAGTCAAAGAAACTTGTGAGATATCCATTAATGAAGTTATGGCTCCGGCCAAGACAATTATCACTAAAGCAAcaaaagaagaagcataagaaaACCAAAAAGCGCGTTAAGGACACGGCCAGTGTTGATTGTTCTGGTGACAACAGCAGTGAGCAGCAGACATCAACGTCAGCAACTGTGCCGCCAAAAACTGCAGGATCTACATCTCGTAAGCGGAAACATGCCCATGCCAGTGCAAGTTCTGAAAATGGCACCCAAGTATTCAAAGACAGCCAGCAGGTTGTTGGAGCAAGCAGTGCTGGTGCTGGTGATCATAACATGGACGCCAGGAATGGAAAGAGTCAAACTTCTGCAAATCAAGCAAATTCAAGAAACAACGTAGATGCAAAGAGGGGAGCCGCCTCCCAACAAGTCGTTATTCGCACAGAGGACTTGAGGGCAGAAGTTACCG TTCCGTGCTGGGATGATGTTGCCGTGCCAAACAGTGAGACTAGTGAATACAAAAGTTCGGGGAAGAAGAGCATTGGATATGTGCTGGATGAGTG GGATGAGGAGTACGACCGTGGAAAGGCAAAGAAGGTCAGGAAAGCAAAGgaagacgacaacgacgatggcaTGAACCCCTTCCAGGCGGAGGCCAACTATGTGTCAGCGCGGAAGACGAAACAGAATTCCTACAAATCCAAGCCTTGGGACAAGCCCGCCAGACCGAGTCGCTAG